The following proteins are encoded in a genomic region of Cataglyphis hispanica isolate Lineage 1 chromosome 1, ULB_Chis1_1.0, whole genome shotgun sequence:
- the LOC126849950 gene encoding uncharacterized protein LOC126849950, producing MLCCVPKSFADGDPFHDETPFHNETSFHDETLFHDKTLNKTPLSICKTWVELYSEEDAPPPILLPCAICARTFMPQSLEKHTKICERSTVKKRKPFDSAKQRIQGTELAEFLPKQEPRRHHQDEKTTKSSWKKTHDDFLKTIREARGEVMDSSNKQCNSVNSSGAPTRANEKGTCPTCNRQFGIKAYDRHVAWCKDRITQMPMSPATNLAKERLEARMRYKAPVFKNRRAINREKYSPGSAVNQSVKISVSSPALVKPKESVSVTNGSRHQSPMKQKPAVVKRPGQLKESPISSGPMKSRLIDRTNNLYLEPSMRRREKDESFLLLRPAEAHDILTSTSCQTSHFAISSRRPLQFPVSTKSRINSDSVSSNEITSPTISFRKQFDRNEKISHRIPNDETRTREICSIKMQKNIVSARSQGHPTINDIAVNDKTLGMIVQPYKIHMDLRKDDQLVTWKQISKKNNLQCSDSVVSFNSSQEFSLLELDRRCDREDEINTIEKEDRTEKELLIAKNDFTQINDELGDSEVDTLRNDKLIWSNGIQNLNQTYLIKDSEDIYNEPPKILHSKWKPIKHSPRIEFYFNDIENENVINKTKSDRKTIASDEEIRTTKQELQMEIKNIENKENTETKVMEQKVEKLKTDNEDRKDWKINDKEAEVIERKIKKFNINIENKDNQRLINEEDEIAGYDVKKLEINIKDKRDSQRMDDTDIAEFDKLDVNKENKKDKQIAIDIIEDIKYTVVEENEQNLLNFDTLSQFSQDAEESFKKSKVSSTDSNNDFILNLFQNVFETSLSKHEDPILHVNNKNSLTVSNIFINNHIEDDLNLKNKMLQYESDTCCNLQKLQENVSAFICNQSHINNMMFLNSNNQTDSEVETLPCQSNVICSNSDLKENIKVMPSVSSRASLDKDSTKNTEETEINDEICGNGLIILYNNDSERNLKELNSEISLSHNSEILANESHTNAYTNNISLQVKVNRQYQEQFFDSDNFENIEDCLKNEKTDFDANIDRQSNNKSSRSIIQMEITTSEGLHKRNVDNEEFNYGSDNIVCVEEHDIQDADDLVSSVTLKNNVETQYRHDETFLKASVNFSKDVPDSARRLAKERPVNSVKIKHKIRESMNRLRGSTDSLISSIEFIDLENIRRPKVNYAYEQESIEIIRPKRNRVFRGLPDIRNDLAETREDSEKSYWEKASKISRNRLIDLNSIPARYKFVKRNPRVRILPPVSSPSLMRRKIELATRPAWCNYVRRRPDFNLVLKARTGTSKDYDPFLLAEQQMKDLLSDMSDQSVTGSPKLQQTHDNLYPLSHSSAFVKYPISHKRSSLIEPPIEFDDIASDFSSDSTETNSISREIFLSKPVLRSKDVTDVADLKPIKELGRRVIIDKSKALGVDERRGVIGSADRSRKIFDKVTPMVTKSLIDRSNSIRVSSAPKTNSNFVRKISNDVRKVQDSMMTEDQSLSRSSDQSLNQSNNNYSSLSGSNLSLNSIISSSEFDVKRSNSMFDELTCFKEDEFNLKSFLNNESFDLSSCGGDRQRNDSLISDGELSSPDSYKPRDHSKLSNDSAYSSLNRKYSHHGRSTNDVIGRLDEDVPVRNETSPTQTTIKCKLSKFCHECGQRFPETAKFCCECGVRRLAL from the exons ATGCTGTGCTGCGTCCCAAAGAGTTTCGCGGACGGAGACCCGTTCCACGACGAGACCCCGTTCCATAATGAAACCTCGTTCCACGACGAGACTCTGTTTCACGACAAAACTCTGAATAAGACGCCACTATCCATCTGCAAAACATGGGTCGAACTATATTCTGAGGAAG ATGCGCCGCCGCCGATTCTGCTGCCTTGCGCGATCTGCGCGCGGACGTTTATGCCACAGTCGCTGGAGAAACACACGAAGATATGCGAACGCTCCACTGTCAAGAAACGCAAGCCCTTTGACTCGGCTAAGCAGAGGATCCAGGGCACAGAGCTGGCCGAATTTCTGCCCAAGCAGGAGCCCCGGCGACACCATCAGGACGAGAAGACCACCAAATCCTCTTGGAAGAAGACCCACGACGACTTCCTGAAAACCATCCGGGAAGCGCGTGGCGAAGTT ATGGATTCGAGTAATAAACAATGCAATTCAGTGAACTCCTCGGGCGCGCCGACTCGCGCCAACGAGAAAGGCACGTGCCCTACGTGTAATAGACAATTCGGTATTAAAGCTTACGATCGTCATGTCGCCTGGTGCAAAGACAGAATCACTCAGATGCCAATGAGTCCGGCGACAAACTTGGCGAAAGAGCGATTAGAGGCACGCATGAGATATAAAGCACCAGTCTTTAAGAATCGGCGAGCTATTAATCGAGAAAAGTACAGCCCGGGCTCGGCAGTGAACCAAAGTGTCAAGATTTCTGTGTCGTCGCCGGCTCTCGTCAAACCAAAAGAAAGTGTGTCAGTGACTAATGGCAGTCGACATCAAAGTCCGATGAAGCAAAAACCAGCTGTCGT gAAACGTCCTGGACAGCTCAAGGAATCTCCTATCTCATCTGGACCTATGAAATCACGTCTCATCGATCGTACGAACAA tCTATATTTAGAGCCGTCCATGAGGAGAAGGGAAAAGGATGAG TCCTTCCTTCTCCTCAGGCCAGCGGAAGCTCATGACATATTGACATCGACATCGTGCCAAACTTCTCATTTTGCTATATCTTCCCGTCGTCCTCTCCAATTTCCTGTATCTACGAAATCCAGAATTAATTCAGATTCAGTCTCCTCCAATGAGATCACGTCGCCTACCATCTCGTTTAGAAAACAATTTGATCGAAACGAAAAAATCTCCCACCGCATTCCAAACGACGAAACGAGAACTCGAGAAATCTGTTCCATcaaaatgcagaaaaatattgtttctgcAAGAAGTCAAGGTCATCCGACGATCAATGATATTGCTGTGAACGATAAGACTCTAGGCATGATTGTGCAGCCTTACAAGATACACATGGATTTGCGAAAGGATGATCAATTGGTGACGTGGAAACAGATCAGCAAGAAGAACAATCTTCAGTGTAGTGATTCTGTTGTCAGCTTTAATTCTTCACAAGAGTTTTCCCTACTCGAGCTCGATCGACGATGTGATCGAGAAGACGAAATCAATACgattgaaaaagaagataGAACCGAAAAAGAATTACTGATCGCAAAGaatgattttacacaaatcaATGATGAATTAGGAGACAGTGAGGTTGATACATTGAGAAATGACAAGCTCATATGGTCTAACGGAATTCAGAATCTGAATCAGACTTACTTGATAAAAGACTCGGAGGATATATATAACGAACCACCGAAGATTCTTCACAGTAAATGGAAGCCGATTAAACACAGTCCTCGTatagagttttattttaatgatatagaaaacgaaaatgtaattaataaaacaaaatcggACAGAAAAACTATAGCGAGTGACGAAGAAATTAGAACTACAAAGCAAGAGTTACAAAtggaaataaagaatattgaaaataaagaaaatactgAGACTAAAGTAATGGAgcaaaaagtagaaaaattgaaaacagaTAATGAAGATAGGAAAGATTGGAAAATAAACGATAAAGAAGCTGAAGTAATAgaacgcaaaataaaaaaattcaatatcaatattgaaaACAAAGATAATCAAAGGCTAATCAATGAAGAGGACGAAATTGCAGGTTacgatgttaaaaaattagaaataaatatcaaagataaaagagattcTCAGAGAATGGATGACACAGACATTGCAGAATTCGATAAATTAGAtgtgaataaagaaaataaaaaagataaacagaTAGCGATAGATATTattgaagatattaaatatactgtaGTAGAAGAAAACgagcaaaatttattgaattttgataCACTTTCTCAATTTTCGCAGGATGCGGaggaatcttttaaaaaatcaaaagtgaGTTCCACTGAcagtaataatgattttatcttgaatctttttcaaaacGTCTTTGAAACTTCTTTGTCGAAACATGAAGATCCAATACTTCATGtcaacaataaaaatagtCTAACAGTTTCAaacatctttattaataatcatattgaagatgatttaaatcttaaaaataaaatgttacaatacGAAAGTGATACATGTTGCAATTTACAAAAGTTACAGGAAAATGTTTCAGCTTTTATATGCAATCAatctcatataaataatatgatgttTTTAAACAGTAATAACCAAACTGATTCTGAAGTTGAAACACTACCATGCCAAAGTAATGTAATATGTTCCAATTCAGatctaaaagaaaatatcaaagtaaTGCCATCTGTATCTAGTCGAGCTAGTCTAGACAAAGATTCTACAAAGAATACTGAAGaaactgaaataaatgatgaaatatgCGGGAATGGTTTAATTATTCTCTATAATAACGActctgaaagaaatttaaaagaattaaactcTGAAATATCGCTTTCACATAATTCGGAGATACTTGCTAATGAGTCACACACAAATGCGTATACAAATAACATATCTTTACAAGTTAAAGTTAACAGACAATATCAAGAACAATTCTTCGATTCCGATAATTTCGAGAATATTGAAGATTGcttgaaaaatgagaaaacggATTTCGATGCAAATATAGACAGACaatcgaataataaatcaagCCGCTCGATTATCCAAATGGAAATTACGACAAGCGAAGGTTTGCACAAGAGAAACGTAGACAacgaagaatttaattatggCAGCGATAATATCGTGTGTGTCGAAGAACACGACATACAAGACGCTGATGATTTAGTGTCATCAGTCACGTTGAAGAACAATGTAGAGACGCAATATCGGCATGacgaaacttttttaaaagcgagcgtaaatttttcaaaagacgTTCCCGATTCTGCTAGAAGACTCGCGAAAGAGCGTCCAGTAAattctgtcaaaataaaacacaaaatcaGAGAAAGCATGAATCGTCTTCGCGGCAGCACCGATTCTTTGATATCTTCGATTGAATTTATAGATCTTGAGAATATCAGGCGGCCCAAAGTGAATTATGCTTACGAGCAAGAAAGCATAGAGATAATTCGCCCGAAACGGAACAGAGTGTTTAGAGGTCTACCCGACATAAGAAACGATTTGGCGGAAACGAGAGAAGATTCTGAAAAATCGTACTGGGAGAAAGCTTCGAAAATTTCACGAAATAGATTGATCGATCTGAATTCCATTCCCGCTAGATACAAGTTCGTTAAGAGAAATCCCAGAGTCCGTATCCTTCCTCCAGTTTCAAGTCCATCGTTGATGCGAAg GAAAATTGAACTGGCAACACGTCCTGCCTGGTGCAATTACGTGCGCAGAAGGCCGGACTTTAATCTTGTGCTTAAAGCTAGAAC tgGCACGAGCAAGGATTACGATCCGTTTCTGTTGGCCGAACAGCAGATGAAAGACCTGCTGTCGGACATGAGCGATCAATCCGTGACGGGGAGCCCCAAACTCCAACAAACTCACGACAATCTATATCCTCTCTCTCATTCCTCCGCCTTTGTAAAATATCCTATTTCTCATAAGAGATCATCTCTGATAGAGCCTCCTATCGAGTTCGACGATATTGCATCCGACTTTTCCAGCGATTCCACCGAGACCAACTCGATCTCGCGCGAGATCTTTCTCTCGAAGCCCGTTCTCAGAAGTAAGGATGTAACAGATGTTGCGGATTTAAAACCCATCAAAGAATTGGGCAGGAGAGTCATAATCGATAAATCGAAAGCCTTGGGTGTTGACGAGCGCCGCGGCGTCATCGGCAGCGCCGATAGATCACGCAAGATTTTTGACAAGGTCACGCCAATGGTCACGAAATCATTGATTGATCGGTCCAACTCGATCCGGGTCTCGTCCGCGCCCAAGACCAATTCAAACTTCGTCAGAAAGATCTCGAACGATGTCAGAAAGGTCCAGGATTCAATGATGACCGAGGATCAGTCGTTGTCAAGATCGTCGGATCAGAGTCTCAATCAAAGCAATAACAACTATTCGTCCCTGTCCGGCAGCAACCTAAGCCTCAACTCAATTATTTCCTCCTCGGAGTTTGATGTCAAGCGGTCGAACTCGATGTTCGACGAGCTGACGTGCTTCAAGGAGGATGAATTTAATCTGAAATCCTTCCTCAATAATGAATCCTTTGACCTATCCAGCTGCGGCGGTGATAGACAGCGGAACGACAGCCTGATCAGTGATGGGGAATTGTCTTCACCTGATAGCTACAAGCCGCGGGATCACAGCAAGCTCAGCAACGATTCCGCGTATAGCAG TTTAAATCGCAAATATTCACACCATGGACGCAGCACCAACGACGTGATCGGCCGTCTCGATGAAGACGTGCCTGTCAGAAATGAGACATCGCCGACTCAGACGACAATCAAATGCAAACTGTCCAAATTCTGCCATGAATGCGGTCAACGATTTCCGGAAACCGCCAAGTTCTGCTGCGAATGCGGCGTCAGAAGGCTGGCGTTATGA
- the LOC126852221 gene encoding succinate dehydrogenase [ubiquinone] flavoprotein subunit, mitochondrial-like isoform X2 — protein MLHRLANRLIQSRGIFKFPRQSRATIKNLRSFHANVSPAEKAKCGVDNSQSNYPLIDHCYDVVIVGAGGAGLRAAFGLGSKGYRVAVISKLFPTRSHTVAAQGGINAAINAEEKEDNWLYHMYDTVKGSDWLGDQDAIHLLTREAPRAVFELENYGCPFSRTEDGKIYQRAFGGQSLKFGQGGQAKRTCAVADRTGHAVLHTLYGQSLRYDVHYFIEYFALDLLMHGRCCKGILAWELETGLLHRFRAQHTVIATGGAERCYFSCTAAHTCTGDGMAIACRAGLPLQDMEFIQFHPTGIYGSGILITEGSRGEGGKLVNSLGEFFMERYAPVAKDLASRDVVSRAMTLEILEGRGIGPMKDHIYLQLNHLPAKLLREKLPGISHLAWVFAGVDVRKEPIPVIPTVHYNMGGVPTNWRAQVLTRENEEDRPIDGLWAAGETACASVHGANRLGANSLLELVVFGKVIADQIDCIARPGERHEDLAPVQDQSLIWNTELVEALELQNMMIVCMHTVYAAENRKESRGSHFREDFKERIDEYDYAKPLEGQKKRPYSEHWRKHTLTWAQEDGAICISYRPVIDTTLDENEAQHVPPAVRAY, from the exons atGTTGCATCGGTTGGCCAATCGACTAATACAATCACGTGGAATATTT aAATTTCCGAGACAATCTCGCGCGACAATCAAAAATTTGCGAAGCTTTCATGCCAATGTTAGTCCAGCGGAAAAAGCAAAGTGCGGTGTGGACAACAGCCAGAGT AACTATCCTCTGATAGATCATTGCTACGACGTAGTGATAGTAGGAGCAGGAGGCGCAGGATTAAGAGCGGCTTTCGGTCTCGGCAGCAAGGGATATCGCGTAGCGGTGATATCAAAACTATTTCCGACTAGGTCGCATACCGTCGCTGCTCAGGGTGGTATCAATGCCGCCATCAATGCCGAGGAGAAAGAAGACAATTGGCTCTACCACATGTATGATACCGTGAAGGGATCCGACTGGTTGGGTGATCAGGACGCTATACATTTACTCACGAGGGAAGCGCCTCGAGCAGTTTTTGAGCTCGAAAATTACG GTTGTCCCTTTAGTCGTACAGAAGACGGTAAGATCTATCAACGCGCTTTCGGTGGTCAGTCGTTAAAATTCGGCCAAGGTGGACAAGCTAAGCGTACCTGCGCTGTTGCTGATCGAACCGGCCATGCGGTACTTCACACCCTTTACGGGCAGAGTCTTCGCTACGACGTGCATTATTTCATTGAGTATTTCGCTCTCGATCTGCTCATGCACGGTCGATGCTGCAAGGGAATTCTTGCATGGGAATTGGAAACCGGTCTTTTGCATAGATTCAGAGCTCAACATACG GTGATCGCAACGGGTGGTGCGGAAAGATGTTACTTCTCCTGCACTGCGGCGCACACCTGTACCGGTGATGGTATGGCGATTGCGTGTCGAGCAGGACTGCCGTTGCAGGACATGGAGTTCATCCAATTTCATCCGACCG GCATTTATGGCAGCGGTATACTCATCACTGAGGGTAGCAGAGGAGAAGGTGGCAAACTCGTTAACTCCCTAGGAGAATTTTTCATGGAGAGATACGCGCCCGTAGCTAAGGATTTAGCCTCTCGCGACGTCGTCTCGAGAGCTATGACCCTTGAAATACTGGAGGGAAG AGGCATCGGACCAATGAAAgatcatatttatttgcaattaaatcatCTACCAGCCAAGctgttaagagaaaaattgccTGGAATTTCACACCTCGCCTGGGTGTTCGCTGGAGTGGACGTGAGGAAGGAACCAATCCCCGTAATTCCCACGGTGCATTATAACATGGGTGGCGTACCTACAAATTGGCGAGCAcaa GTATTAACACGAGAAAACGAGGAGGACAGACCGATCGATGGCCTCTGGGCAGCTGGCGAGACTGCATGTGCGTCTGTTCATGGCGCTAATCGACTGGGCGCTAACAGTCTTCTGGAACTTGTGGTCTTTGGCAAAGTCATCGCCGATCAAATCGACTGTATCGCCAGACCTGGTGAACGTCATGAAGATCTAGCACCA GTGCAAGATCAGTCCCTCATTTGGAACACTGAGCTCGTCGAGGCCTTGGAGCTACAAAACATGATGATCGTTTGCATGCATACTGTCTACGCAGCCGAGAATCGAAAGGAGTCGAGAGGCTCGCACTTCAGGGAAGATTTCAAG gaAAGAATTGACGAGTATGACTACGCAAAACCGCTCGAAGGACAAAAAAAACGACCTTATTCGGAACACTGGCGTAAGCATACGCTTACATGGGCTCAGGAGGATGGAGCG ATTTGCATCTCTTATCGGCCTGTTATCGATACGACTCTAGATGAGAACGAGGCTCAACATGTACCACCTGCAGTTCGCGCGTATTGA
- the LOC126852221 gene encoding succinate dehydrogenase [ubiquinone] flavoprotein subunit, mitochondrial-like isoform X1 — MLHRLANRLIQSRGIFKFPRQSRATIKNLRSFHANVSPAEKAKCGVDNSQSNYPLIDHCYDVVIVGAGGAGLRAAFGLGSKGYRVAVISKLFPTRSHTVAAQGGINAAINAEEKEDNWLYHMYDTVKGSDWLGDQDAIHLLTREAPRAVFELENYGCPFSRTEDGKIYQRAFGGQSLKFGQGGQAKRTCAVADRTGHAVLHTLYGQSLRYDVHYFIEYFALDLLMHGRCCKGILAWELETGLLHRFRAQHTVIATGGAERCYFSCTAAHTCTGDGMAIACRAGLPLQDMEFIQFHPTGIYGSGILITEGSRGEGGKLVNSLGEFFMERYAPVAKDLASRDVVSRAMTLEILEGRGIGPMKDHIYLQLNHLPAKLLREKLPGISHLAWVFAGVDVRKEPIPVIPTVHYNMGGVPTNWRAQVLTRENEEDRPIDGLWAAGETACASVHGANRLGANSLLELVVFGKVIADQIDCIARPGERHEDLAPHIGEQSICRFDATRYAKGCVPIIELRNEMQRTMQRYCSVFRTCDILQRGCREITRLFTCDLPDLCVQDQSLIWNTELVEALELQNMMIVCMHTVYAAENRKESRGSHFREDFKERIDEYDYAKPLEGQKKRPYSEHWRKHTLTWAQEDGAICISYRPVIDTTLDENEAQHVPPAVRAY; from the exons atGTTGCATCGGTTGGCCAATCGACTAATACAATCACGTGGAATATTT aAATTTCCGAGACAATCTCGCGCGACAATCAAAAATTTGCGAAGCTTTCATGCCAATGTTAGTCCAGCGGAAAAAGCAAAGTGCGGTGTGGACAACAGCCAGAGT AACTATCCTCTGATAGATCATTGCTACGACGTAGTGATAGTAGGAGCAGGAGGCGCAGGATTAAGAGCGGCTTTCGGTCTCGGCAGCAAGGGATATCGCGTAGCGGTGATATCAAAACTATTTCCGACTAGGTCGCATACCGTCGCTGCTCAGGGTGGTATCAATGCCGCCATCAATGCCGAGGAGAAAGAAGACAATTGGCTCTACCACATGTATGATACCGTGAAGGGATCCGACTGGTTGGGTGATCAGGACGCTATACATTTACTCACGAGGGAAGCGCCTCGAGCAGTTTTTGAGCTCGAAAATTACG GTTGTCCCTTTAGTCGTACAGAAGACGGTAAGATCTATCAACGCGCTTTCGGTGGTCAGTCGTTAAAATTCGGCCAAGGTGGACAAGCTAAGCGTACCTGCGCTGTTGCTGATCGAACCGGCCATGCGGTACTTCACACCCTTTACGGGCAGAGTCTTCGCTACGACGTGCATTATTTCATTGAGTATTTCGCTCTCGATCTGCTCATGCACGGTCGATGCTGCAAGGGAATTCTTGCATGGGAATTGGAAACCGGTCTTTTGCATAGATTCAGAGCTCAACATACG GTGATCGCAACGGGTGGTGCGGAAAGATGTTACTTCTCCTGCACTGCGGCGCACACCTGTACCGGTGATGGTATGGCGATTGCGTGTCGAGCAGGACTGCCGTTGCAGGACATGGAGTTCATCCAATTTCATCCGACCG GCATTTATGGCAGCGGTATACTCATCACTGAGGGTAGCAGAGGAGAAGGTGGCAAACTCGTTAACTCCCTAGGAGAATTTTTCATGGAGAGATACGCGCCCGTAGCTAAGGATTTAGCCTCTCGCGACGTCGTCTCGAGAGCTATGACCCTTGAAATACTGGAGGGAAG AGGCATCGGACCAATGAAAgatcatatttatttgcaattaaatcatCTACCAGCCAAGctgttaagagaaaaattgccTGGAATTTCACACCTCGCCTGGGTGTTCGCTGGAGTGGACGTGAGGAAGGAACCAATCCCCGTAATTCCCACGGTGCATTATAACATGGGTGGCGTACCTACAAATTGGCGAGCAcaa GTATTAACACGAGAAAACGAGGAGGACAGACCGATCGATGGCCTCTGGGCAGCTGGCGAGACTGCATGTGCGTCTGTTCATGGCGCTAATCGACTGGGCGCTAACAGTCTTCTGGAACTTGTGGTCTTTGGCAAAGTCATCGCCGATCAAATCGACTGTATCGCCAGACCTGGTGAACGTCATGAAGATCTAGCACCA CACATCGGTGAACAGTCGATTTGTCGTTTCGATGCGACTCGTTATGCGAAAGGCTGCGTTCCTATAATCGAACTGCGTAACGAGATGCAACGCACGATGCAGAGGTATTGTTCGGTATTTAGGACTTGCGATATTTTGCAACGTGGATGCAGGGAGATAACCCGTCTCTTCACGTGTGATTTACCGGATTTATGT GTGCAAGATCAGTCCCTCATTTGGAACACTGAGCTCGTCGAGGCCTTGGAGCTACAAAACATGATGATCGTTTGCATGCATACTGTCTACGCAGCCGAGAATCGAAAGGAGTCGAGAGGCTCGCACTTCAGGGAAGATTTCAAG gaAAGAATTGACGAGTATGACTACGCAAAACCGCTCGAAGGACAAAAAAAACGACCTTATTCGGAACACTGGCGTAAGCATACGCTTACATGGGCTCAGGAGGATGGAGCG ATTTGCATCTCTTATCGGCCTGTTATCGATACGACTCTAGATGAGAACGAGGCTCAACATGTACCACCTGCAGTTCGCGCGTATTGA